Proteins from a single region of Pseudomonas ekonensis:
- a CDS encoding VOC family protein has product MNNQAMIKRTTPDIFGASSMGYALIESCHLTQWRALLQQGIGLHMASSDERTLAFRMDQHQRRIIIQRGRQEDFLAVGWQLRDQATLDEVLKRLQRLGIEARPGQPEEAAQRGVKRFWRVLGPKRMAVELFWEPLLTDQPLNMLSAGFITGDAGMGHLAITSRKPQQMQRFWQEIFDARVSDHIVERIAGLTLDVDFFRVNERHHSIAIARLRGLPMDPIRTRVQHMNLLTTSIGELTNAFLRCRKLGFEMAHEIGEHPNDREQSFYVMSPSGFELELGCNAMVVDEAHWRTTSYRGISLWGHRPEKSGAWHTFTTNLGNVVRGTRSLLKPEYSPL; this is encoded by the coding sequence ATGAACAATCAAGCGATGATCAAACGGACAACGCCGGACATCTTCGGCGCCAGCAGCATGGGCTATGCGTTGATCGAGTCCTGCCACCTGACGCAATGGCGTGCGCTGCTCCAGCAAGGCATCGGCCTGCACATGGCCAGTTCGGATGAACGAACCCTGGCTTTCCGCATGGATCAGCACCAGCGGCGGATCATTATCCAGCGCGGCCGGCAGGAAGATTTCCTCGCCGTGGGCTGGCAATTGCGCGACCAGGCAACCCTCGATGAAGTCCTCAAGCGCTTGCAGCGCCTGGGCATCGAGGCGCGACCCGGCCAGCCGGAGGAAGCCGCGCAACGCGGGGTGAAAAGATTCTGGCGCGTGCTCGGCCCCAAACGCATGGCCGTCGAGCTGTTCTGGGAGCCCCTGCTGACCGACCAACCCCTGAACATGCTGAGCGCCGGCTTCATTACCGGCGACGCCGGCATGGGGCACCTGGCGATCACCTCGCGCAAGCCGCAACAGATGCAGCGCTTCTGGCAGGAGATATTTGATGCGCGGGTCAGCGACCATATCGTCGAACGCATAGCCGGGCTGACCCTGGACGTCGATTTCTTCCGGGTCAACGAGCGTCATCACTCGATTGCCATCGCCCGCCTGCGTGGCCTGCCGATGGATCCGATTCGTACCCGTGTGCAACACATGAACCTGCTCACCACATCGATCGGCGAACTGACCAATGCCTTTTTGCGGTGCCGCAAGCTCGGCTTCGAGATGGCCCACGAAATCGGTGAGCACCCCAACGACCGCGAGCAGTCGTTCTACGTGATGAGCCCCAGCGGCTTCGAACTGGAACTGGGTTGCAACGCCATGGTGGTCGATGAGGCGCACTGGCGCACAACCTCCTATCGCGGCATCAGCCTGTGGGGACATCGCCCGGAGAAAAGCGGCGCCTGGCACACGTTCACCACCAACCTGGGCAACGTTGTCCGCGGCACCCGCTCGTTGCTCAAGCCCGAGTATTCACCGCTGTAA
- a CDS encoding alpha/beta fold hydrolase, whose product MNNKEPLPALTSRTVQVGRRQIFISETGIGHPLLMLHGGGAGASGLSNYSRNIESLAQRFRVIVVDMPGYGRSTKGVDRKDPFGDLAGTMLGLLDALNIRSAHVVGNSLGGACALRMALDAPTRVSALVLMGPGGVNTTRSLPTPGLKLLLDYYNGEGPTLAKITRFIRDYLVFDGSQVSDEMIRERFEASIDPQVIAAPPLRRPTGIPRFSRWDFTRDARLKHCQVPTLVLWGTEDKVNRSSGGEALRSRMPDCNLYLFSRTGHWVQWERADEFNTVTLAFLDSRAAH is encoded by the coding sequence ATGAACAATAAAGAACCTCTTCCTGCCCTGACCTCGCGAACGGTGCAAGTGGGTCGTCGGCAGATTTTCATCAGCGAAACGGGCATCGGCCATCCCCTGCTGATGCTCCACGGTGGCGGAGCGGGAGCCTCCGGCCTGTCCAATTACTCGCGCAACATCGAATCGCTCGCTCAGCGATTCCGGGTCATCGTCGTCGACATGCCCGGCTATGGCCGCTCCACCAAAGGCGTTGACCGCAAGGATCCGTTCGGCGATCTGGCGGGAACGATGCTCGGCCTGCTCGATGCCCTGAACATCAGGAGCGCGCACGTGGTGGGCAACTCATTGGGCGGTGCCTGTGCCCTGCGCATGGCGCTGGACGCACCCACCCGTGTCTCGGCTCTGGTACTGATGGGGCCCGGTGGCGTGAACACGACTCGCAGTCTGCCGACACCCGGTCTCAAGCTGCTGCTCGACTACTACAACGGTGAAGGTCCGACGCTGGCCAAGATCACGCGCTTTATCCGTGACTACCTGGTGTTCGACGGCAGTCAGGTCAGTGACGAGATGATCCGCGAGCGTTTCGAGGCCAGCATCGACCCGCAGGTCATTGCCGCCCCACCCCTGCGCCGGCCAACGGGCATTCCCCGTTTCTCGCGCTGGGACTTCACCCGCGATGCACGCCTCAAGCACTGCCAGGTGCCGACCCTGGTGCTCTGGGGGACGGAAGACAAGGTCAATCGCTCCAGCGGCGGCGAGGCACTGCGCAGCCGTATGCCCGATTGCAACCTCTACCTGTTCAGCCGGACCGGCCATTGGGTGCAGTGGGAGCGCGCGGACGAGTTCAATACCGTGACGCTGGCCTTCCTCGACAGCCGTGCTGCGCACTGA